In Lodderomyces elongisporus chromosome 1, complete sequence, the DNA window ATGTCAACTCGACGCAGTTTGTAGTGGAAGACGAACACGATGAAGAGAATTATGGATTGctcaataatgataataacgataataataataatgaagaagaagtagtagaagaagaacaacagcAAGAAGGAATAGAGTTGCACACATTACACAAACAGTCCAGTGGCACTGATGCATCAACTACAAGTAAGGAAGGTACGAAGCTGCTTAAAGTTGGCGAGAATTACTGGCTTGGAAGACCGAAATTAGATGAAGTGTTTGCACTTCACAATCCTACATTGACACATGATCCAAAATGCAGTTGGGTAGTTGCGTGTGGTCCAGATGGGCTTATAAAGGATGCTAAAACGTGGGCCAAAGACCACAATTACCAATTCTTTTCTGAAAAGTATGAAATGTAGAATTATTTAAAGGATTTGTGtttatgtgtgtgtgtatgtgtgaaTGCGGAGCGGAGAGGGGGACAGGAGACGAGGTAGTAGTTATAGTAGTTCCTAGAGGTAATAGAATTGATGAATACtcaagaaaattgaaaaagtacTTGGTTATCTCTGTCTCTGtatttatttgatttgtATTTACTTATTCTTTCAGTTGGTAGCAAATAGTTGCTAATCATCCATTTTCGTATGAATTCTCAGAAATCTTTGTGTCATGTTCCCTTTCCTCAACTTCTTGATTTAGCAACCGCGTCCCATTACAAGTGCATCTCAAGAAGTCATATAGAAAAGACGCAAATTAGATAACACACAAACATATAGAACCACAAGCAAATAAAAACTATCatttcattcttttgaaaaatttccttatctttgacttttttttatttttgtttccttgttttttttccacttttGCAAAATCTCCAATCCTCCCACTCTAGTTTCTTCCAATACCTTCAGATGTCAGTGAAGGTGCCTATATCGACAACTCCACGTCCTGCATTAACAACATCGCCACGACCGTTGTCAAGTTTTACCATCAAGAACCTTCTCGATTTGAACAACCACTTGCTTGCATATAAGCTGCCACTCTCAGTGATTGCATTAGTCGATCTCAATGCATTTTATGCCCAAGTCGAATGTGTTCGACTAGGTTTGTCAGATGAAGATCCGGTTGTGTGCCAACAATGGCAATCAATCATTGCAGTGAGCTACGCAGCACGGAAATATGGCATATCACGACTAGACACGGTGCACTCGGCCAAGCTAAAGTGTCCACACCTAATATGTGCACATGCTGGAGTATACAAAAAGGGAGATAGTCATTGGGCGTACTACCCAGGATCACCATCACCGGTTGACCATAAAGTTAGCTTAGATACTTATCGACGAGAGAGTAGAAAGATTTTGCGGATTGTACAAAGTAAATTTGATTTGGTCGACAAGGCAAGTGTAGACGAAAGTTATGTCGATTTAGGAAGAGCAGTTTTTAAACTATTATTGCAAAAGTTCCCCCAATTACAAGAAGCAATGGATAAAATTGGTGATGGCGGCGATCCCCTGAGCTTATTATTACCCAACATCCCAAATAAACTACCCGAGGATTTGCAATGGGAAGGTTACATTGCCGAGTCCGATAAGGAAATGTCTGACGATGGACAAACAGTGGATATGCCACCTGTAATTGAAGATTGGGATGATGTTACACTTCTTTTAGGATCACAACTTCTTTTAGATCTCAGACGTACTATATACGAGGAACTAGGATACACCACATCGGCCGGCTTGGCCCGAAATAGACTTGTGGCGAAATTGAGCGGTGACTTTAAGAAGCCAGATAACCAAACTATAGTACGAAACTGTGCATTGAATCGATTTTTACAAAACTTTGAATTGACAGATATCACTGGGTTTGGGGCGCAATTGGGTAAATCCTTGATTGTGAAATTCCAGTGTCCCTCAAATACAAACTCCATAGCATTTATTAGAGACAACTATACGCAAAGTATGATGCGAGAAGAACTTAGAGATGACCCTGAGTTGGCAAACAAGTTGTATTTGATTGTGCGTGGCTTGTACCCTCTGGAATTGACATCAAAAGTAGACGTGAAATCAATGATGTCAACAAAGAATTTTCGCGACAACTCACCGTGGTGTTTAAAAGATGCATACGAATGGTTAACTGTTTATGCGGGGGACTTATCGAACCGGTTGCTAGATTTGGATAATGAAAGTATGGACCTATCATTGACGAAAATTTCGAAACGAGATCGGGGGGTTTTGAAAAGACCACGAACAATCACAATTGGTGTTCGCTCAACTGCATTTGTAAGACAAACAAGACAAATGCCCATCCCAATTCACAAAGATATAAGTAAAATGAAACAAACCATTTTAGAATGTGGATGTCAATTATTGAGGGAGTACATGGAACACAATACAGATTTAACAAGACTCAATAATGGCAAAACCCCAAAGGAACTATTTGCTGGTGACCCGAAAAATGTGAAAATCATGAAGATGCAAAACATGTCTCTTGCTATTTCAAACTTTGTCTCCTTGAACGAAAACTCATCTATTGAGTCTTTTGCtagaaagaagaatgatGGAGACAAAGATAAAACGAATAATGGGAATGAGAGTATAAATCACGAGTTAATAGAGATCAATAAGGAAATTAAGAGGaaaaatgaagagaaaCTAACGCAGCCAccaaagaaaccaaaagtCTTATCAATTGAGAATAAACAACATATTAACAATTTATTTATGGAGTTtaacaaatcaaacaatGACCAGAGTCAGAGTCAGGGCCAGGGCCAGAGCCAGAATCAGAGCCAGAGCCATATCAAGAACAAGCCGAGCACCCAGTTGAGCACTAAACCTAACAACAAGCTTAAAAATTTGAGTCAATCGCAACTGCGTCAtctgcagcagcagctgcagcaattgcaaaaggGTAAACTTGGTCTAGCTCCAAATAGTGGAGGCAGTAATGATATTATTAAATCACTCCAAAACCATCAACCAGTGAATCTTTTAGCAGAATTGCAATTGTCTCAGTATTGTCCGAAATGCAAAGTGGGAATAAGTGATCCAATAGAACATAACGATTTTCATATAGCAATCGAGCTCTCTGAAAAATGGAACCAGTAATAaataatgaagaaaaagaaaaattaaaactcCAACTATAAGTCTAGTCGCCCATTTGCGAGGCCAACGACATAATTCTTTGTCGATCTCTTTTCCTATTTTCTTGCTCACGCAATACAGATTCGGCAAATTTATTATCACTCGGCAAGTGCAACTGTTTCACAGTGTTGGTCTTGCCACCCGCACCACTCTTTGTCAACAATCCAAATTTTATCTTGCCATTAGATGCAACATTGGGTCTATTTTGGTTCTCCTGGAAAAGTTGACCAGGCGCTGGAAGTGGTTTTCTTGTATTACCAACCTGACCCTGAGTTGATGTACCATACGACTCAATCATTATACGTTGAAATTCTTTATCCAAATCGCTTTGGAACTTCTTTTCTGCTTCAATTCGCTCTTTTTCAAGCTCGGACATAGCATCGGGTAGGGATTCATCATCCGACACGTCGCTAAAATCTATATCATCCTCTTCGtcctcatcttcttcatcttcactaTCAGTCTCGTCATCGTCGCTTTCAGAATCCTCTTCATCGCTATCAGAATCTCCTTCTTCACTATCCGTCTCacctacttcttcttcttcgtcgtcgtcttcttcttcttctgggTCTATCTCAATATCTTCATCCTCATTGTCGTCTtcatcatcctcttcatcatccacatcatcctcttcatcatcctcatcatcctcatcctcatcgtcttcatcatctCCAAGCGGCTCAGAAGCATTCTCTTCctcattttccaaataaGTTTCTGCATCTTCTTTGGTTTGAATCAGCTCTGCCAATTTCTTCACTACATCTCGAACAGACTCGTATCTGATAACGCCAGGTACATTCTCAAACTTTTTAAACATATCATCTAATTTGAATTTCACGTCAACTGGGAATGGCGCCTCTTTACAATACATGtagtattgaaaaaatgtTACAAACACACTCAAAAGATTTTCATtaacttcttttcttttcttgaatTCTGCGTCTTCATTTTCGTAGTCTGTATCTGCGCCGGCAGTGTCAGCCATATTAGCTTTACCTTTACCTTTGCCTTTGCCTTTAGctcttgcttttgcttttgctctGGCTTTAGCTTTAtttgtattctttttcaacagAGGGAGAATTTCGACGTGGACAGATTGTAAAGAAAGCAACAATAAACAGCACATTTGAATACGGAAATAATTATTCGGTAAATCGATATCGATATCCCAATTGTTGGGCAATGGCTGATTCTGTGGGTGTCCATAGCACAAGATACGATACAACAAATCATTAATCAACTTGTAATTCAAAAGTCCATGGTTGTACATCTCAGCGATATATTTAACTTGCGACATTCTAGCGCGATTCATTCTGAAATCATTGAGTTCTAAGCCACGGATaatgttttcaacaatAGTATCAACAATGATAACTATGACTCTCTTGTCAGCAAATGTATGCAAAAGCTTGGCCAATGCTGGCAAATTGTCATAGTTGAGAAGATCGGGGCGGGCAAAACTGTCCAACAATGCTTGGGACTCTTCTTCACCAACATTTGAagcaaaaacttttttcaaaagacgCGAGATCAACAAAATAGTATTTTTGTTGAGCTCCGACCTTATCAATTTCTGAACAAATTGCAGTTTTGGCGACAACTCGATCACCTCTCTTTGCACTTTAACAGCTGGAGGCTCAACCATAATGAGAAGATTATTGATGGCAAGTTTATCATTAACTTTCAAATTGGACTGCTTCAGTTTCTCTTTAAGCAAATCAATCATTCCTCTCATGAGATCCTTATACTCTGGCTCGTGCAAAAGAAATCTTCCCACATTCTCGTAAAAGACGGAAAGAATCTCAATGTTGTTGGTTGATGTGATATCCAAAGTTAGCCTTCTAATTTTGTGAAAAATGACATGAATGGGAAtcattttgaatttgaccAACTCAcagaaaaatagaatattCTTCACATTCAACTTGTTTCTGTGCAACTGTGACCTGAATCCGTTATCCAAATACGTGATTAGATCTTCAATCAACTCTTTTAAATTCGATTCATTAATTTTGAGAAATCTAGTATAATAACGCAAATTGTTCAAGGTAGATGTTTCAATGAAAAACCGCATTATTCTATTCCTTGTAGCTTTATTATTCAATTGTAAGTTATTGAATTCCACCACCAATTGATCCATATCATTGGACCTGACATCTTCCAAACGATTCAAGAAATCTTGAATCTTCCCACCAGATGATTGAGACTCATCTAAATTTTCTCGTTTTGATAACGTTTCTTCTCCTTGCTCTTTTTGCATTGATGACAACAACTCTTCCAACAGCGGGATTATTGTATAAAAAgctttttcctttgcatCTTCCCATATTCCATAAGCATCTTCCTCCATCCCACTGGACTTTTGTTTAACCACTTCAACTGTGTTTTCATTACTAATTTCAAGTTCATTACCATTAGTGTCATCTAAAAGGTCAGCATCAAGAATGGTGCTTGGTAATGACACGTCTACAAGAGGTGCAAGAAATTCCAAAGtttgtttgaagtttgcaaaaagaattgtAGCTTCTTGTAATTCCAgttcctcttcctccaaGATGCGTCCCGTCCTTATTGAtgcctttttgtttctgacTTGAAGTTTTcctactttatttttcaactctACTGCGACTTTGAGAGTTGCCTCAGTGTATATTGTAAATATTTGTTTCAATACATGCTTAACCTCGGAGTCCAAGATGTCATTCTCCAGATCAAATATCAAATGCCGAAaccttttcaaa includes these proteins:
- the eso1 gene encoding N-acetyltransferase eso1 (BUSCO:EOG09261801); the encoded protein is MSVKVPISTTPRPALTTSPRPLSSFTIKNLLDLNNHLLAYKSPLSVIALVDLNAFYAQVECVRLGLSDEDPVVCQQWQSIIAVSYAARKYGISRLDTVHSAKLKCPHLICAHAGVYKKGDSHWAYYPGSPSPVDHKVSLDTYRRESRKILRIVQSKFDLVDKASVDESYVDLGRAVFKLLLQKFPQLQEAMDKIGDGGDPSSLLLPNIPNKLPEDLQWEGYIAESDKEMSDDGQTVDMPPVIEDWDDVTLLLGSQLLLDLRRTIYEELGYTTSAGLARNRLVAKLSGDFKKPDNQTIVRNCALNRFLQNFELTDITGFGAQLGKSLIVKFQCPSNTNSIAFIRDNYTQSMMREELRDDPELANKLYLIVRGLYPSELTSKVDVKSMMSTKNFRDNSPWCLKDAYEWLTVYAGDLSNRLLDLDNESMDLSLTKISKRDRGVLKRPRTITIGVRSTAFVRQTRQMPIPIHKDISKMKQTILECGCQLLREYMEHNTDLTRLNNGKTPKELFAGDPKNVKIMKMQNMSLAISNFVSLNENSSIESFARKKNDGDKDKTNNGNESINHELIEINKEIKRKNEEKLTQPPKKPKVLSIENKQHINNLFMEFNKSNNDQSQSQGQGQSQNQSQSHIKNKPSTQLSTKPNNKLKNLSQSQSRHSQQQSQQLQKGKLGLAPNSGGSNDIIKSLQNHQPVNLLAELQLSQYCPKCKVGISDPIEHNDFHIAIELSEKWNQ
- the NMD2 gene encoding mRNA decay protein (BUSCO:EOG09260BZ0) yields the protein MTVELDGRRKELLELNLKSWENEYTLPVATKLDSSLKKNTAFIKKIKTSLNHDQLKNILSDIKSLSLEKYLSEVIVSLVEGMVKVSKSDDIAATMEICSAFHQRFGVDFTGDMMNQVLVYMLNHRDQDAADDEKATQQIISRQKNLLRLMGEFYAVKIIRTGSDILSSIDPKIVKSYNLDKKRNEPLITLLLKYLLNFDLEQGRCLSAVHSFLKRFRHLIFDSENDILDSEVKHVLKQIFTIYTEATLKVAVELKNKVGKLQVRNKKASIRTGRILEEEESELQEATILFANFKQTLEFLAPLVDVSLPSTILDADLLDDTNGNELEISNENTVEVVKQKSSGMEEDAYGIWEDAKEKAFYTIIPSLEELLSSMQKEQGEETLSKRENLDESQSSGGKIQDFLNRLEDVRSNDMDQLVVEFNNLQLNNKATRNRIMRFFIETSTLNNLRYYTRFLKINESNLKELIEDLITYLDNGFRSQLHRNKLNVKNILFFCELVKFKMIPIHVIFHKIRRLTLDITSTNNIEILSVFYENVGRFLLHEPEYKDLMRGMIDLLKEKSKQSNLKVNDKLAINNLLIMVEPPAVKVQREVIELSPKSQFVQKLIRSELNKNTILLISRLLKKVFASNVGEEESQALLDSFARPDLLNYDNLPALAKLLHTFADKRVIVIIVDTIVENIIRGLELNDFRMNRARMSQVKYIAEMYNHGLLNYKLINDLLYRILCYGHPQNQPLPNNWDIDIDLPNNYFRIQMCCLLLLSLQSVHVEILPSLKKNTNKAKARAKAKARAKGKGKGKGKANMADTAGADTDYENEDAEFKKRKEVNENLLSVFVTFFQYYMYCKEAPFPVDVKFKLDDMFKKFENVPGVIRYESVRDVVKKLAESIQTKEDAETYLENEEENASEPLGDDEDDEDEDDEDDEEDDVDDEEDDEDDNEDEDIEIDPEEEEDDDEEEEVGETDSEEGDSDSDEEDSESDDDETDSEDEEDEDEEDDIDFSDVSDDESLPDAMSELEKERIEAEKKFQSDLDKEFQRIMIESYGTSTQGQVGNTRKPLPAPGQLFQENQNRPNVASNGKIKFGLLTKSGAGGKTNTVKQLHLPSDNKFAESVLREQENRKRDRQRIMSLASQMGD